The nucleotide sequence TCGGGCCCACTGCCGGTGACCGCATCCGGCTCGCGGACACTGACCTCTTCATTGAAATCACCGAAGATCGGTCCGGCGGGCCTGGCAAAGCGGGGGACGAAGCCGTCTTCGGCGGCGGTAAAGTGCTGCGCGAGTCGATGGGTCAAGGACGCGCCACACGCGCGGACGGTGCGCCCGATACGGTCATTACCGGAGCGGTCATTGTTGACTACTGGGGCGTCATCAAGGCGGACGTCGGCATCCGCGACGGGCGGATCGTGGGAATAGGCAAGGCCGGTAACCCAGACACGATGAACGGGATCGACCCTAGCCTGGTGGTCGGCCCATCAACTGAAATCATCGCAGGCAACGGCAAAATCCTCACTGCAGGCGGCATCGACTGCCATGTGCACTTCATCTGTCCGCAAATTCTCGACGAGGGCATCGGATCCGGGCTCACGACCTTGATCGGCGGCGGCACGGGTCCTGCTGAGGGCAGCAAAGCCACCACTGTCACCCCTGGGGCCTGGCATCTCGCCCGCATGCTGGAGGCGCTTGATTCCTCGCCGATGAACTTCTCGCTGCTCGGCAAGGGCAACACGGTCAGTGAGGATGCCATGTGGGAACAGATCCGCGCCGGGGCGTCCGGCCTCAAACTGCATGAGGACTGGGGCTCGACACCTGCAGCAATCGACGCGTGTCTACGGGTGGCCGACGCCTCAGGTATCCAGGTTGCCCTGCATTCCGACACACTCAATGAGGCTGGCTACGTCGAATCGACGCTCGGCGCGATCAAAGGCCGCAGCATCCACGCCTATCACACCGAAGGTGCAGGGGGCGGCCATGCGCCTGACATCATCACCGTAGCGTCACACCCGAATGTGCTGCCGAGTTCGACTAATCCCACCCGTCCGCACACCGTGAACACGGTAGACGAGCATCTTGACATGCTCATGGTGTGTCAC is from Hoyosella subflava DQS3-9A1 and encodes:
- a CDS encoding urease subunit alpha — protein: MTRISRARYAELFGPTAGDRIRLADTDLFIEITEDRSGGPGKAGDEAVFGGGKVLRESMGQGRATRADGAPDTVITGAVIVDYWGVIKADVGIRDGRIVGIGKAGNPDTMNGIDPSLVVGPSTEIIAGNGKILTAGGIDCHVHFICPQILDEGIGSGLTTLIGGGTGPAEGSKATTVTPGAWHLARMLEALDSSPMNFSLLGKGNTVSEDAMWEQIRAGASGLKLHEDWGSTPAAIDACLRVADASGIQVALHSDTLNEAGYVESTLGAIKGRSIHAYHTEGAGGGHAPDIITVASHPNVLPSSTNPTRPHTVNTVDEHLDMLMVCHHLSPSIPEDLAFAESRIRPSTIAAEDLLHDIGAISMIGSDSQAMGRVGEVIMRTWQTAHMMKKRRGALAGDGPADNNRVQRYIAKYTICPAVAHGLDGEIGSVEPGKLADLVLWEPAFFGVRPHAVVKGGAIAWAAMGDANASIPTPQPALPRPMFGAAPKVAAATSVHFVAPVALEDGLAERLDCDRRLVAVKDTRTVGKADMPLNDARPSIEVDPDTFTVRIDGEVWDEQPAAELPMAQRYFLF